The Pasteurella multocida genome contains a region encoding:
- the rpsN gene encoding 30S ribosomal protein S14 — protein MAKQSMKARDVKRVKLAEKFYAKRAELKQIISDVNASDEDRWNAVLKLQTLPRDSSPSRQRNRCRQTGRPHGVLRKFGLSRIKVREAAMRGEIPGLKKASW, from the coding sequence ATGGCTAAACAATCAATGAAAGCACGTGATGTAAAACGTGTGAAACTCGCTGAAAAATTCTACGCAAAACGCGCTGAATTAAAACAGATCATTTCTGATGTAAATGCCTCTGACGAAGACCGTTGGAATGCTGTGTTAAAGCTACAAACTTTACCACGTGATTCTAGCCCAAGCCGTCAGCGTAACCGTTGCCGCCAAACTGGACGCCCACATGGTGTGCTTCGTAAGTTTGGTTTAAGCCGTATTAAGGTGCGTGAAGCTGCGATGCGCGGTGAAATCCCAGGCCTTAAGAAAGCTAGTTGGTAA